AATGGAACGGACGTCTTGCCATGATGGGCTTCGTAATCGGCCTGGGTACTGAGCTTCTGACCGGTCAGGGAATTCTTTCCCAGGTTGGTCTGGGTTGAAATCCATCCAGGAGCATGATGTCTGGGCACCGGAAGATCGGGTTGGTTATGTCCAACTGATTCTCTTCGGTGCATTCATCGCGACCCTCGGAGTAGGTGCCAACATCGTTGTGAAGTACCTCTGGTCATCGCTGGACGCTCTCAGCAATTATTTCTGACTCATTGATTCAGCAGATTCCATGAGCCGCTGATTCAGTCAACCTCTGCCTTGGGCAGGGGTTTTTTGTTGCCGCCCTGGTTCTTCACCAGGGCAGCACTGAACCATTGGCGTGCCAGAAACCGCCGCTGTTCTTGAGATTCAGTTCGTCAATTCGGGCAAGCAGTCCTTTGACAGATTCAGCGGGGCTGATGCCGTTGGGGTTGTATCTGACCATGCGAGTCTTCACCAGTCCAGGATGAAGAATCGCCACGGCAATGCCTCGGCTCTGCAGGTCAACCGCAAGCGATTTTCCAGCGATGTTCAGTGCCACTTTTGACATCCTGTAGCCGTAGGAGCCCCCAGAGCTGTTGTCTTCGATCGAACCCATCCGGCTGGTCATCAGCACCAGTTTCGAACCCTCAGGCATCAACGGAATCAGATCCCTGGCAAGTAAAAGAGGAGCAAGAGCATTCACTTCAAACTGCTGGCGGATGCCAGCCGGGTCCAGGTCGCTCAGTCCCATCGACTGAAGCATCCCTGCATTGAGAATCACGGTGTCCAGCTGTTGGCCTGCCAATCCATTGACCAGTGCGGCGATGGAGTCTGGGCTTGTGAGTTCGATCCCTGATTCCACACGCACGCCAAGGGCATCCAGTTCACCGCTGGACTGACGACAGACCGCGATCACCCTGTCTCCACGGGCGTGGAGCTGTTGGCAATAGGCAAGACCAATGCCCCTGTTGGCACCGGTCACGAGATGAGTCACCAATCGCCAGGCTGCTGGAGAGCACCATCCTGCCTTCAGCACTGACGGATGGTGTCCTCGCCCATTGCCTTGGCTCGTAGTCTCTTGGCATTCGCTGAATCTGTCGCCGTCGCGCGGTTCTCATGGGCTTTGATCCGCGCCAGTGGTCGTCCTCATCGTCAACCCGTGACGATCGGAACCGTCAGAACCATGCTGAACGGGTCACCAGCAATGTGGAAGCTTTGCTGCGGGAAAACGATGCCTTGCGCAGGGAGGTGCAGCGCTTGCATCAGCAGCTCGATCGCTTGCGCCGGCAGCACTGGCAGCGACCCCAGCACGATGACAATCCTGATTGGAACCGGCAGCAACCATCGGCCCTCGTGAGTTCAGAGCAGGTTCAGCGCTGGGGAGATTCCCTGGCGATGCAGCCGGGTTGGAGCGTGCTGCGTCAGCATGGCCTTGAACTGCTGATTGATCAGCTCAATCGCAGCAGCTTTCACTCTCAGCTCAGCCTGAGCCAGAGGCTCGACCGCGTGGTCAGTGGTCTTGGCACTGATCTGCTGGCTGCCGTTGGGTCAAAGCCCACCAAGAAAACAGCGGCGGTGCTGGCGTCATTCGCGCTGTATGGGGTGCGGGCCAGTGAATGGCTTGATGAAGATCCACGCCGTGTGGTGGAGGAACTGCGCCAACGCCATCGGCAGCGCCAGGATCATCAGCGGGCAGGCGGCAGTCATGGTCGGCGGACCCGAAGCGATCAACGGGCGACGGATCGAGAGCCAACGGGACAGGCTCAGAGAGGATCGGACGATGCGCGTTCGGCAGCCCTGTCAATCCTGGGGTTGCAGACGAACGCATCACAGGAGGAAATCAAGCAGGCATTCCGGATGCTGGTCAAACAGCATCATCCCGATCTGGGTGGATCGGCGGATGCCTTTCACCGTGTCAATGACGCCTATCAGTTGTTGATGGCCTAAAGCAGTGCCCAACGCTGTCGGCCACGAAGATTTCCTGTGTTGTCTAACGAGTTGAAGCTTTCAGGTGATTCAGCTGCTAAGCAGGGTTTCAGTTGTTTTCGTCGCGATCATGATGTCTGCAGAAAATTTCAGGAGTTTTGTGTCTGCGCTGAAGAGTGACACCAAGCTGCAGCAGACACTCAAGGATCGTCTCGGTCAAGAGAAAACCCAGGAGGCAATGCTTTCTGTTGCCGATGAGGCTGGATTCAGCTTCGAGGTGTCTCATGTCTTCGAAGCAGGCCCTCAGTTGAGCGAGAAGGAACTGGAGGGCATCAGCGGAGGTGGAGATCTCCAGGGTGGCGCCGGGCTTACTCAAAAGTTCGGTGTCTGAAAGCGGTGCACATTGCTGTTGTTGGAGGCGGAGTAACAGGACTTTTCACGGCGCTTGTTCTTCAGCAGCGTGGTTATGGGGTCACGGTGTTTGACACCACCACCAGGCCTCATTCGGCTGACTACGGACTCTGTCTCTCGCCTGCTGCGCAGCTCACACCTCTTCTGTGTGGGTTGGTCGACTTCACCCAGGCACTGTTGACGGCTGGGCTGAGCCAGTCAGAAACCCTGTTTTTTGATGCTGACTCGATTGATGGCAACACAGAAGAGTCAAGCAGTGGGTTGATCACTCCGCTGCAGATTCGCAGCAGCATGTTGCTGGGGTTGTTGAGATCCAGTCTCCAGCCGCAGACGATCATTCCCGATGTTGTTCTTCAAGGGGTCCATCAGCAACGTGGGCGGATTGAACTGGAGTTTGCAGGTCGTCGCGGCTGGCAAGGTGAGCTTCTGATTGCTGCCGATGGACTGCATTCCAGAACGTTGGATCTCCTCGAGGTCGAGCGGCCTCTGATCGATCTGGGGCAACGCTTCTGGCGAGCTCTGGCGGACGACGGTTCAGTGCTGCGTGGTGGTGTGTTTCATCGCTACGGCAGTCATGACACCCTTCGACTCACTGCCTTTGATGTCGGACCGGATCCCTGTGGCTGCGAGCAGACCCATTGGTGCCTGTTCGTTGCATCTCCAGCCGTTCGGAGATCGGAGAGGTTGGAATCAGTCACTCAGCGATCGTTTCCGCCTGGTGCCTTGCAAGGATTGCCTGAGTCCATCGTGCAGATGATCCAGTCGACAGATCCCAGCAGCATTACGACAGGCAGGATTATGGATGCTGAACCGCTGGACCAGCTGGTGTACGGGAACGTTGCACTGTTGGGTGATGCGGCTCATCCAATGGCCCCCACTCAGGCGCGTGGTGTCAGCAGTGGATTCGAGGATGCGGTTGTGTTGGCTGACAGTCTTGATCGGCACAGGCATGATCTGGAAGCGGCTCTGGGTGATTTTCAGCAGCGACGCCTCCCGGTTGTGAAGCAGCAGCAAAGACTCAGTCGACAAGAGCAGGAGGTGGCCTGATCTGGAATCGCTTGATCAGATCAGGCCCATCCTTGTTATCGCCTCATCGCCACAGCACTTCAATCGTGGATTCGTCGGACATGTCGAAGCGGATGCCTGATTTGCTGTTGCTGCGCTGATACCGCAATCCCGCTTCTCTGTAAGGGAAGTTGAAAGTCCGCTCGCGGAACATGACGGTTACGTTGCCCTGGCGCTGGCTGAACCGGCACGGACCTGATTCGACCGGAACCGAGGGATTGTGATGGCTCAGCTGGCAATGGGCGATCGTGCTGTCGGCATGCACCCTCGTGCCCGGTTCAGGGATTGCCAAGCCAAGGCTCAGCAGCAGAAGCCTGCAGGTGAGTTTCAGAGGATGGTGCAGAGGCATGAAAAAAGCCCTGATCGAGCAGGGCGTTGTGCCGGAAGTCGGCGGAACTCATCTGGTCACTTTCTGGCCCCGGTACACGAGTTCAGGACGCACGGTGCTTTTGGCAACGGTGTTCTGCGTGTACTTCTGGCCGCGATAGGTCAGTGTCATGGTGGTTCCTCGAAGCAAGCTCAGGTCCCCGTTCCATGGCCTGAGTCGAACTGCGCCTCGTCAGAGACGAGGTGAACGATGTTGAAAGCATCAACTCAGTTCTTATAGCAGGCTTGGCAACAGTAATGTTGTTCGTGCCATTACATGGCGCGTTCAACGGTCTTGCGGAAGTGGGCAGGCCATCACCGGCAGGCAATCCCCGGAGGGGTTCAGCCATTCCTCGAATTCACGGCGAACGGCATCGGCGTCGAAGCGACGGTCGCTGTTGTGCAGAACTCTGCAGCGCTGCCGGCTGTAATCCACCGCGGCTCCAATCAGTGCAATCGCTTGTTCTCTGGTCATGGGATCCGATCAGTTGGGTGCATGGTTGACGTCCAGACCGGCTTTGGACGTGGCAATCGCGACAGTCTGGGAGTTCTGTGGCCTAACTCAGCTCCTTAGGATGAGCTCATCGCGGAGGGTGACATGAATCCCAAGCAGGTGGGCGCCCTTCGACGGGCTTTGATCTATTTCCTGGTGGGATATGGCGGACTGACTGTGATCAACAACAGTGGTCTGGCTCCTGAACGGATGTGGCTGGCTTACACGCCTTTGTTTGTAGGGGTGTATTTCTTTGCCCGTTGGGCGGACGCCAGGATTGCTGCATCAGGCCAGACCAAGGACGATTGACTGGCAGATGACGGTGTTGTTCAGACTCCCAGGCTGAAACGCACAACCAGATCGTCGTAGTCGCGATCACCGCCTCCGTAGCCATCCTCCATGCCCCATCCATTGGCGCCGAATCCGGTGTAGTGCGCAAACCCGTCGGCATTGGCCGCGGCAAAGGCAAAGTATTGATCACCACTTGTCTGGTTGGTGATCAGCGGTGCATAAATTGAGCCGCTCTCCAGGGTGATGCTGAAGGGAGCGATCTTGGAGTTGGCCAACTCCAGGGTGTTGTCGCTGATCAGATCGGCGCGGCGGCTTGCTGCTTCGGCATATCCAGGCTCGCCGGGTTTGAGAATTGATCCTCTCAGTGGATCCACCACCGTGCCCTCGTCGTCGCTGACGGAATACCACTGAAGAATGGAGTCGTCTGCAGCTGATCGACTAAATGATCCTGAGACAGTTACACCATTCGGCGCATCGACCTCCCTGATATCGACTAGATCAATGGCTGACAGCTGGGTTCTTCGGCCTGGAAGATCCGTTGATGTTGAGGATGACGCCTCGAAACTGCTGTAGAAGCGCCGGTCCTGCGGATCGATGTAAGCCAGAATTGTTTGTCCTGTGAGCGTGTCTTCGACAGCCGTTCCCAACAGCCGACCCACCGGTTGAAGATTCCAGGGATTGCGCAGCACAGCACCATCGGTCTCCACAAAGGTGACCTGTCTGGCACCGTCCAGATCGAAGCTGATCGGAATGCTGTGGTCCTGGCTGGGCACGGTGAAGGGTCCCGGAGCGGCACCGGGCGCATCGGGACTGTTGCCGGGCCCACCCGGGTTGTACACAGCGCTGTAGCCATTCCCGGATGGCATGCGCACGGCACTGAGTGCCTTGATGGCATTCAGATCACCTTCAAGAATGACGTCGTAGTAGTTGTCATGGTCCTCGACATAAGCCGCATTCACAGGAGTGCCTGCCGGTGCCAGATCAGCAAGGCCAACCACGCTGATCGTGCCCCGACCACCGATGGCGTAGGTCACTCCCGTTTCAGTGATCGTGATGTTCTCACCGCTTTGCGTGGTTGCCTTCAGCTGGAAAAACCGGCTGAAGTCATCCGGCATCAGGCTCGCGATGCCGTCGGGTGAAAAACCCGCGCTGGTGTACAGCCTCAACCGATACTGAGCCTGATCGCCGTAGGAATCTGAGCCACTGTTGTGTTGTGATGAAGCACCGACACCGACGGGTCCGCCCTCTCCCAGATCGCTGTACCGATTGAGCTTCGCGGACACCAGTCGAGGACCGTTGCCTGCCATGTAGGAGTTGCTGCTGTCGATCGACAGCCCAACGGCGTTCACCGGCCCTGATTTGCCAATCATTTGCAGCGGTGTGCCGTCGTTGACGATCGTCACCGATGTCGGGTACCGGGCACCGGGACTTCCAGGGGTGGTTCGATTGCCGAAATCACCTTCGATCACGACAGTCTGGCGCTCGTTGTGCTCGAGGTTCGGCAACAGGCCTGCGATCTGGGGAGTCACCGTTGTGCCGTCACTGAGGGTCACCTCAAAGTCACTGCCGTCGGCATCCAGGGACGAGGGCAGAACGGGAAAGCTGAACACCAGTGGCATGGTGTCAGCGAGCAGCATTTTGGTGGAGAAGGTGCCGCTTGCACCCACCAGGCTCGCGGCGGATGTGAGTGCCCTGAGTGATGGGTTCAGAGCCGGATCAACGCTTTGCCAGGCCACATTGAATTCCGCAGCCGCCTGTTCTGCATTGGCACCCATCAGCCCTGGAACGCCCATGTATCCGTCGAAGCCGAAGTTGCCGGTCAGAAACTTGGCTTCGTCCCCGAACAGATCAGCTCCGTAGACGATTGCTGTGAGCAGACTCGACGCCAGTGTCGATGTGTTGGCGATGTCGGCGTTGATGGTGTCGAGCAGCGGACCGGCCCACTCGCTGTAAACAAGCGCCATCGTTTCCGCAGCCGTTCCCTTGAAATTTAGGGAAGCTCACGAATCTTTTCAAAGCTCAGATCTGAAGGGTTCCATCAAAAAAGTACCCCGTTAGCAAATGCCATCAAGGTGCTTTTCGTTGATTGAGAAATGAGTTGTCAGGGCTCAGCTGAGGCCCAGTACACCGAAGGTGATCTGACTGACGATGCCGTGACCGGTCAGTGCTTCGGTGAGTACACCGACAACGAAGCCGAGCATGGCAACGCGACCATTCAGCAGTTCTGCACGAACCAGACGCTCTCCCTTGATCTGGCTAGCGGCTGCTTCCTGGTACCACTGATCCTGGGCGGAGGCTGAGGAGCTCATGAATTTTTTGCTTGTAAAGCAATGTTACGCCAATTTGTAACGGAGTGCAAAGCGTTTGAGCTGGTTGGGGCGAGCGGCTGGAGGTGAGGTCAGGCATCAATGATGCGTGGCTCGCTGAGATCAGCTGCAGGGCAATGCATCTGTTCCTTGCAGCCTGAAACCTGGATCGTCTGCTGACCAGGGCTTTTCAGCCTGCAGCGATGATCAACTGCGACTTGAGATGAACCAATCCCGAGATCTTTTAGTTGCTTCTCAAGAACTTTGTTTGAAGTGCACATCTTGATAACAGATTGATCAGGATGTTGTGTTTCAGATTCAAGAACTAACCGACGCTGGCTGGCATCAGACCGACCTGCATGACACCAAGGATCATGCTCTATGGCATGCACGATCCAAAAGTGACGCAGATGGTCATACCTATCGGGTGATCAGCAGGGAATCGGGGCTTGTTTGTCTGATGACCAGGAATGGCAGTGAATGCTGGGAACTGGATTGAGCTCATCAAACATGCGCTCTCTGTTGATTGCCTTTGCTTTACCTGTGATGGTTCTTGGCTCGCTCGGGCCGGCCAGGGGCAATCAGTGGGCGAGCTGCCTTTACAACAATCTAAGTGTTGACTGCAGGCGGACTTTTCTTTGTCCTGGAGCTCCCTGCGGCGTGTTCCGATTGGAGTGGAAAGACGGCGCTAGTGATGTTTTTACGCGCTTCAAGGACGGGGTTGCTCGCAATGTGGGTTTTTACAAGGACACTCGCGGTGGAGAGTGGATGCTGCGGGGATTTGCAGGTTCATTCGGTCTGCGCAATCCAGCCAACGGAAACTCCATCGTTTACGGCATGACGCTTTCCGAGTGCAAACAATCCATGCTCGATGATTTCTGCAGCAAATAGCAGCAGATAGCCTCTGCACCGTCATCCCCAGAGCTCTGTTTCCGAGAGGTTCTCGAGGTATCCGCTGGCGTCGTAGCGCCGCACGATCTGATGGGTCTGACCCTGAGGACTGATCCAGCGCAGGCCACAGGCCGTGGCATCTCCCATCTGCCGATCTCTTGCATCGAGCAACAGCTCAACATTCGGCTCTGGTTGCCAGATCATCCAGTTGCCGCTGGTCCTTGTTATGCACTGCAGTGGTTGGGATGGTGTTGTGGGTTCGCCACCTGCTTTCGTTTCAACGATGTAGACCACCTGATCGAGACCATGGAATCCATGGCGAGCAACAACTCTCCGCCGTTCTTCGCCATGGACGACGCTCAGTTCTCCCACCCAGGCGAGTGGAGTGATCGCACTCGGGCCGAGTGACCAACTTCCATCTGAATCCACCTGCATGGTGAAGGGCACGTCTTCGAAATTCATCGATCGCTGCTGACCGGTGGAGCGGTAGGTGAGGCAGTTTTCAATCACACCACCGCGCTCCTGCACCTGCAGCGATGTCGGGAAACGATCTTCCTCTGTGCCGCTGCCTCCCAGCCGTATGAAGCAACCCTGCCAGTGTCCGCTGTTGTGCTGCAGCAGAGCGGCGCGTGGGTCGTGCATGGTTTCGGACAACTGGATCAGTCATCAATCGTGGCGGTCTTGCGCCACGGTCGCGACCAGGTTCAGTACACGAAGGGAGGTAAATGGCTGTCTCCCTGGAGCAGGCATTCACAACGAAGATCTGCGCCCATGGAGCGAATCTCATCGACTGAGCCCACCCCGGTCAGACGCATCCCTCTCTCAAGCCCTTCCCGCAGGATCTCGAAACTGCGTGTGAGACCTGCCTCTCCGCCTGCTCCGAGACCGGCAACCATGGCCCGACCGATGCCCACTGCCTGAATTCCATGGCTCATGGCAATGAGGATGTCGGTGCCGCAACGGATCCCTCCATCCATCAGAAACGTGAGCCCGGAGCCGCTCAGCTTGGGCATTTCGCTCTGAACCATGTGCAGTGTCGGTGGAACCCGGTCCATCTGCCGGCCCCCGTGGTTGGACCAGACCACGGCATTGGCTCCGACGTCCTCGGCACGTTTGGCATCGTCGGCGCAGTGAACGCCTTTGATGATGATCGGACGATCCCTCCCCCAGGCCTCGCGAATCCACTCGAAATCTGCCCAGGTCACGGCGGATGAGGCCAGCTGAGACCCAATGTCCGTGAAGGGCATCGGTTCGCCTTTGTCATCGATGATGTTCACGAACCGCATCACACCCTCATCGCCGAGAAGGTCCGTGAGCCAGGGCAGCCGCGTGGACATCTGAGGCGCCAGCTGCAGCCGTCGCAGGATCCATTGCAGTCGTTCATTGCCGCTGAGCCCTTCCCAGGGATGCAGGGCCTGCAGTGGTTTCATCCGTTCATGGACCCGCCTCTGGCCGGAGACACCCGTGTCGATGGTGAGGAACAGTGCGGTGAAACCCGCCTTTTTGGCGCGGTTGATCGCACGCAGGGCAGTGTCCCGTCCTCCGCAGAGATAGAGCTGAAACCAGCACTGTTTCGATGATGCTGCGGCCACCTCCTCCATGCGTGTCCCGGAGAGGGTTGAAAGGCCCATCACAGTGCCGAAATTGCCGGCGACGCGGGCCGCCACCGCATCACCTTTGGGATAGATGGTTCGCAGGCTTCCAACGGGAGAGATGTACCAGGGAACCGCCAGCTCATGGCCCAGAACGGTCGTGCTGGTGTCGAGGGTCTCGAAGCGTGTGGCGCCGCGCACGTTGAGAACCGTTTGCTGAAAGGCCTTCACATTGCCTTTGAGGGTGATCTCCTCATCGGCGCCACCCACGAAATATTCAGAAACGATCGGAGGCACCCGTTTGCGCATCCGTCTCCAGAGGTCCTCAGTACACAGCGCATCCCGCAATTCAGAGCTGACTGTCATGACGTTGATGCGGTAGCCCCAGCTGTTGTTCGATCAGCGAAGAGTACAAGCGTTGTTGCATGCAGATCGGAGCATCCGGTCAGTCGTTTGGAATCCTTATCGACAGGCTGCTGCCGTGATCCCGGTCGAAGCAGGCTTTATGCAGACACTTCAATCTGATCAGGCACTCTGATAGGCAGCCTGATCCAGGCGGAAGGATGCCCCATGCGCATGGAAGACACGCTTTAGGCCTTCTATCGCTTGGTGTAACTCAGTCTCACTTCTACATTTCCGACTGATGAGTGGGTAAAAGGCGTCAAGGTCCTGTCAAAGCATCCAGTCGTTCTGACACTGGATTGCCCTTTTGACTGTTCAACCTGCTAGATATGAACAGTTTGGTAAGAGACGTTTGGTCTGCTCTCTGGGCACGTCTCACCACGCTGTTGCCCTGACCCGTTACTCCAGGGTTGATGCAGAGATGGAGAAGGAGTTAAAGGAACCACGAAAGCCCAAGAATCTCAGGAAACAAGTTGAAGCAGTCAGCTGCTGGGAAGAGAGCACTGTCTTGGGTCTTAACCAAAAAGAATGGGTTGAACCTCTTGGAGAAGAGCTTCCATCTCTGAAGGTTTTAAGTTGACTAACCCAAGGCTGGCAATTAAGACTAAAAAACATCTGAAATAGAAGATCAAGTGATTGTTTGGTGATGAAACTGTCACAGCCAACTCTGTTTTCACTCCTGCTACACACTGACCAGAAGGACTGGCTGTGACATCCCAACGATCGAAGCCATGGCAGGGCACTCATAGAGACAGGTTCAAAGACTGCGCAGGAGTATGGATAGTCCACAGATGATGCAAGACCTAGAGAGATCAAGTTGTTATAGGTTTGTTCAAAGTATTGCCCGTTGAATCACGCCTGGAATCAGTAAATCAAAAGTTTCCCCGGCGAAACGACTAACCGATAACTCTGTGCCTTAAAAAGGATTGAAACTTCTCAAAGATTGCCCAGGTGTCATTGCCGCCATGGAGGCAGGGATGACAAAGGGATAAAAGCCAACGCTAGAAGTGATTCCGTAAGGCAAGCAATTTGTTTTACGGAATTGCTTCAGCTGCCCAAAGTGTATAGCACTTGCAAAAAAGTGGAAAATTATAACTTAAAACCAATGACACAAAGTGAGCGTGAATTGACTGAAAGAGCTATTCGAAGAGCAACCTTCAGTTGGCCGGAAAAGCAGTTCGACTATAACTGTGGCGTAGCTGCGGCTGGTGGTTCTTTCTATGCGAGATGGAAGAGTAGAAAGGCGTCTGAATTGAGTGCCTTGAACTCTATTGATATCGTCTTAGGCATACTCGAGAGGTCGCTGTAATGTGTTTGAATCTCGCTTAGATGTCATCAAAAAATCAGTAAAAGCCTTTTGTGGTCCGTTATTGGACGTTTGATTAGCATGGATAGACATGCGCTAATTCAATGTCCAAAGAGCAAGTAAAAGCATTCCTGGAAAAGGTCAAAGGTGACGTCAGCCTTCAGGAGAAGCTCAAAGCTGCAGCTGATTCTGATGCTGTTGTTGCGATTGCTCAAGAAGCAGGTTTTATGGTTTCTGCTGACGAGTTGAAGAACGCCCAATCAGAGCTTTCTGAAGAGGAGCTGGAAGGAGCGGCTGGGGGAGGTTATTATTCTGGGGGCGTCAAATGTACTCTGGGGGAGGTGGTTTGTAAGGGTAGGGTGCAGTGATTGAGTGTGTCTTTGTTGAGTGTCTGGCATGTTGGAATGGATTGAGCCTGAATACTGAGAGTCCCCTTCGTAGTGGCTTTTTATTGCTTCAACCTCTCTCAAAGTCTCAATCATCAGACTCCAATACGTGGCACGATTGAGTGCAGTTAAGCAGAAATAATTAGGACATGAGTAATAACTAATCCTGCTGTCAACTGGCAACTGCGGCCAATACCTTTTCAGCGGCAGCGATCAGCTTCGCCCCCTTGGCCTTGGTCCCATAGTGCTGCTCATATTGACCAGCATTGCAGTAGCGGGCGCAGCTAAGCAAAGTCCGGCATCATTCGCAGATTAACGTCTGATCCATGCAGCGTTCTCTGCGCCTGTCGTTATCGCTGAGCGGAGCTGCTGCACTGGTACTCGCTAATACACCTCTGCTCCCTGTTGCTGCTCAAGAGGCAGGCAGCTCAGAAGATCTCGGGGTCATGGAGATCAATCTCAAGGATGCAGTCAAGTTCAACTGGGGTTTTCAAGGTGCACTCCAGGGCGCAGGCACACCCAATCAAGCCGGTATCGGCGGGTTTCTGCCAATTGCTGTGGGCGAGAACAGTGTGTTCTTTGCTGATGTAGTGCTCAATGCCAACTTTGCTGATTACGGCGGCACCAGCAGCATCGTCAACACCGAGGTCGCTGGTACAACACTCAGCACCTCATCAAGACTTGGCTACCGCTGGCTGAATGGCGACCGCTCCTGGATGTTCGGGGCGAATGCTGGCTATGACAGCAGGCCAATGAATACAGGCAATGCTGACTCAGGTGTCACGCTCTACGACAAGGAAAGTGCTTTTTTCCAGCAAATCGCCGCTGGGTTAGAAGCAGTCTCTGATACCTGGAACTTCAATGCCTACGCTCTTGTCCCTGTCGGTGATACAGAGCAGCGCCTCAATAGCCGTTATCTCGGCGGAGCACTTGATACCTATGGCCTGAATGTTGGTTATTTCATCACCCCTGAACTCAATGCCTCTGTTGGTTACTACTACCAAAGCGGAGATCTAGGAGAAGCAGATGGTTCAGGCGTACAGGTGGAGCTGGATTATCAGATCGCTGATGGTTTAACTGCTGGCATCAATGTTTCCTATGACGAAGCTTTTGAAACCAGAGTTTCAGGAAACATCAGCTATCGCTTTGGTAGCAAT
Above is a window of Synechococcus sp. BIOS-E4-1 DNA encoding:
- a CDS encoding carbamoyl-phosphate synthase; translation: MQRSLRLSLSLSGAAALVLANTPLLPVAAQEAGSSEDLGVMEINLKDAVKFNWGFQGALQGAGTPNQAGIGGFLPIAVGENSVFFADVVLNANFADYGGTSSIVNTEVAGTTLSTSSRLGYRWLNGDRSWMFGANAGYDSRPMNTGNADSGVTLYDKESAFFQQIAAGLEAVSDTWNFNAYALVPVGDTEQRLNSRYLGGALDTYGLNVGYFITPELNASVGYYYQSGDLGEADGSGVQVELDYQIADGLTAGINVSYDEAFETRVSGNISYRFGSNITAAEIKKKAWQKPTIQGLSESVKNRSVRVHDLQSNINAMCSSLDTPRRKHYKSDLVTIRTGITTFERFHCNPGAPNATAGGWEPFERTDY